One Carcharodon carcharias isolate sCarCar2 chromosome 1, sCarCar2.pri, whole genome shotgun sequence DNA window includes the following coding sequences:
- the chst14 gene encoding carbohydrate sulfotransferase 14 has translation MGGLTAARAARRAVLLPTMLTFGVIVASGGLLLMIQKGMLAEVDTLSGRTYGPRSRGSGGAKAGVSTSEDWKWSEDPDYQIIQEIRNRTLQGVCKHKTMPHSILDLTSSQRRNLLKHILVNDEYKFLYCYVPKVACSNWKRVIKVLSGVLDNVHVQIKMDHKNDLVFLGDLKNSEIKYRLKHYYKFLFVRDPMERLLSAYRNKFGEIEAYQRRYGMEIVRRYRKSVGQSKGDDVTFTEFLQYLVDEDVETMNEHWMPIYNLCQPCAVTYDYIGSYERLQSDARHVLQSVGAPQSVEFPQRQAWYKPITKETLHYYLCKVPQGLLNELLPKYILDFSLYAYPLPNVTSEFCRH, from the exons ATGGGCGGCCTGACGGCGGCTCGGGCCGCTCGCAGGGCAGTGTTGCTGCCCACCATGCTGACTTTCGGTGTGATCGTGGCGTCGGGCGGGCTGTTGCTCATGATCCAGAAGGGCATGTTAGCCGAGGTGGACACGTTGAGCGGCCGCACGTACGGACCCCGGAGCCGGGGGAGCGGCGGAGCTAAAGCCGGCGTCAGCACAAGTGAGGACTGGAAATGGAGTGAGGACCCGGACTACCAG ATTATTCAAGAGATTCGGAACAGAACTCTTCAGGGTGTATGCAAACATAAAACTATGCCACATAGTATTTTGGATTTAACATCATCCCAGCGACGGAATTTACTGAAACACATCCTGGTCAATGATGAATATAAGTTTTTGTATTGTTATGTACCCAAAGTTGCATGTTCTAACTGGAAACGTGTTATTAAAGTTCTGAGTGGTGTGTTGGACAATGTGCATGTGCAGATAAAAATGGACCACAAGAATGACCTGGTCTTCCTTGGAGATTTAAAGAACAGTGAAATTAAATACAGGCTGAAACATTACTATAAATTCTTGTTTGTTCGAGACCCAATGGAGCGATTGTTGTCAGCTTATAGAAACAAGTTTGGAGAAATTGAGGCATACCAGCGGAGATATGGAATGGAGATAGTGAGAAGGTATAGGAAAAGTGTGGGACAGTCCAAGGGAGATGATGTTACTTTTACAGAATTTCTTCAGTACTTGGTGGATGAAGATGTGGAAACAATGAACGAACATTGGATGCCAATTTACAATTTGTGCCAGCCCTGTGCTGTGACATACGACTACATTGGTTCTTATGAACGGTTGCAAAGTGATGCACGCCATGTACTCCAAAGTGTTGGGGCACCACAAAGTGTTGAGTTTCCTCAAAGGCAGGCATGGTATAAACCTATCACTAAGGAGACATTGCATTACTACTTGTGTAAAGTGCCACAAGGACTTCTGAATGAACTTTTACCAAAATATATTCTAGATTTTTCATTATATGCTTATCCTCTTCCAAATGTTACAAGTGAATTTTGCAGACATTGA